The proteins below are encoded in one region of Rana temporaria chromosome 2, aRanTem1.1, whole genome shotgun sequence:
- the AZIN2 gene encoding antizyme inhibitor 2 produces MAQHIQESDFTMVEEGFAARDLMEEIINEVSQTEDRDAFFVADLGDVVKKHIRFLKALPRVKPFYAVKCNSSKGVVQTLAELGAGFDCASKTEIELVQSIGVTSEKIIYANPCKQISQIKYAAKNGVQMMTFDNEVELSKVSRNHQNAKMVLRIATDDSKSSTRLSVKFGAPLKSCRRLLEMAKNLNVDVIGVSFHVGSGCCDSKAYVQSISDARLVFEMASEFGYKLWLLDIGGGFPGTDDVKVRFEEIAAVINPALDLYFPEGSGVEIIAEPGRYYVASAFSLAVNIIAKKEVQLDNCGSDDEEIGPNKNIMYYANDGVYGSFNCIFFDHAHPKPILQKKPSPDQPVYTSSLWGPTCDGMDKIAECLQLPELDVGDWLLFENMGAYTVASSSTFNGFQKTDIHYAMPRASWEAVQLLKQGLYKIEEKEKVCTPMSCGWEISDSLCFTPAFAQPSII; encoded by the exons ATGGCCCAACACATCCAAGAATCCGATTTCACCATGGTGGAGGAAGGGTTTGCTGCCAGAGATTTGATGGAGGAAATCATTAATGAGGTCTCCCAGACT GAGGACCGAGATGCATTCTTTGTCGCAGATCTGGGAGATGTAGTGAAGAAACATATCCGTTTCCTGAAGGCCCTGCCTCGTGTAAAACCTTTTTACGCTGTCAAATGCAACAGCAGCAAAGGTGTGGTGCAGACTCTGGCTGAACTGGGTGCTGGATTTGATTGCGCCAGCAAG actgagATTGAGCTAGTCCAAAGCATTGGTGTGACATCAGAAAAGATTATTTATGCCAATCCTTGTAAGCAAATATCCCAAATTAAGTATGCTGCTAAAAACGGTGTCCAGATGATGACCTTCGACAATGAAGTGGAGCTGTCCAAGGTTTCACGTAATCACCAGAATGCCAA GATGGTATTGCGCATAGCTACAGATGACTCCAAGTCTTCAACACGCCTTAGTGTAAAGTTTGGTGCTCCCCTAAAGTCATGTAGACGCCTTCTTGAAATGGCCAAGAACCTCAATGTTGATGTTATTGGTGTCAG ctttcaCGTGGGCAGTGGATGCTGTGATTCCAAGGCATATGTGCAGTCTATTTCAGATGCTAGACTAGTCTTTGAAATGGCATCTGAATTTGGATACAAACTGTGGCTGTTGGACATTGGTGGTGGATTTCCAGGGACTGATGATGTTAAAGTTCGCTTCGAAGAG ATTGCAGCTGTGATAAATCCAGCACTGGACTTGTACTTCCCAGAAGGTTCTGGCGTAGAGATAATCGCTGAGCCAGGACGATATTATGTAGCATCTGCTTTCTCATTGGCTGTAAACATCATCGCCAAGAAGGAGGTGCAGTTGGACAACTGTGGATCAGATG atgaAGAAATCGGTCCCAACAAAAACATCATGTACTATGCTAATGATGGTGTTTATGGTTCCTTCAACTGCATCTTTTTTGACCATGCCCATCCTAAACCCATTCTTCAAAAG AAACCTTCCCCGGACCAGCCAGTGTACACAAGTAGTTTATGGGGACCAACATGTGATGGTATGGATAAAATCGCTGAGTGTCTTCAGCTGCCTGAGCTAGAcgttggtgattggctgctatttGAAAACATGGGGGCCTACACAGTGGCATCTTCATCCACATTCAATGGTTTTCAAAAAACCGATATCCATTACGCCATGCCTCGTGCTTCCTG